A stretch of Phragmites australis chromosome 12, lpPhrAust1.1, whole genome shotgun sequence DNA encodes these proteins:
- the LOC133887523 gene encoding arabinogalactan O-methyltransferase 2-like, with the protein MMPPKQLLTIILIVFSTLSFIKLLLLTSSSSSAASSSSAHSHGSAWDGGGGGNGTGRSVLAAKELVLLRSLVAARAPCRLLVFGLSPQLLALAALNSGPGAGAATTFVTDSAEDADGASRVLLSGSGAGAAPAVAVHRARYRDAAREAWPLLRRARGSPACRRPTGTVRKSGCPLALTSLPREVLDARWDVIVVDGPSGAAPGEPGRMGTIYTAAALARAAAAAAARDGGGEVDVAVHDVDRTVEQWYTWEYLCEDNLVAAKGRLWHFRIAAGGPPDAFCSTHPIRIL; encoded by the coding sequence ATGATGCCGCCGAAGCAGCTGCTGACCATCATCCTCATTGTCTTCTCCACGCTCTCCTTCatcaagctgctgctgctcaccagctcctcctcgtccgccgcctcctcgtcatCCGCGCACTCGCACGGCTCGGCGTGggacggcggcgggggagggaaCGGGACCGGCAGGAGCGTGCTCGCGGCCAAGGAGCTCGTGCTGCTCCGCTCCCTCGTCGCCGCGCGGGCGCCGTGCAGGCTCCTCGTGTTCGGCCTCTCCCCGCAGCTCCTCGCGCTCGCCGCGCTCAACTCcggccccggcgccggcgcggccacCACCTTCGTCACCGACAGCGCCGAGGACGCCGACGGCGCGAGCCGCGTGCTCCTCTCCGGCAGCGGCGCCGGGGCCGCCCCTGCGGTGGCCGTCCACCGGGCGAGGTACCGCGACGCGGCGCGGGAGGCGTGGCCGCTACTGCGGCGCGCGCGAGGGAGCCCGGCGTGCCGGCGGCCGACGGGGACGGTGCGCAAGTCCGGGTGCCCGCTGGCGCTGACGTCTCTTCCGCGGGAGGTGCTCGACGCGCGGTGGGACGTGATCGTCGTCGATGGGCCCAGCGGGGCGGCGCCCGGGGAGCCCGGCCGGATGGGGACCATATACACGGCCGCGGCACtggcgcgcgcggcggcggctgcggcagcGCGGGATGGCGGCGGTGAGGTGGACGTGGCGGTGCACGACGTGGACCGCACGGTGGAGCAGTGGTACACGTGGGAGTACCTCTGCGAGGACAACCTCGTGGCCGCCAAGGGCCGTCTCTGGCACTTCCgcatcgccgccggcgggcCGCCGGACGCGTTCTGCTCCACCCACCCTATCCGGATCTTGTAG